One genomic segment of Couchioplanes caeruleus includes these proteins:
- a CDS encoding IS110 family transposase, with translation MAMPKIWAGVDIGKEHHHCVVIDCEGKRLLSRRVFNDEKELLRLVSDVRTLSQDVVWAVDVNRGGATLLIGLLLAAQQPMVYLTGLAVHRASASYRGQGKTDAKDAYVIADQARMRRDLGVIRPGDEVTVDLRILITRRTDLVCDRTRQINRLRAQLLEIFPALERALTLTNQGPVILLSGYQTPGAIRRMGVRRLQAWLAGRHVRAAADLARVAVEAAQAQHTALPGKELAATIVARLAAGVLALNAEIAQVDALIEARFAQHPSAEVIESLPGMGPRLGAELLAATGGNLTAFGSADRLATFAGLAPVPRDSGRVNGNMRRPTRFHRGLLRAFYLSALASLRTCTASRSYYDRKRQEGRNHQQALLCLTRRRANVLWAMVPDGSLYRTQEAVSAPV, from the coding sequence GTGGCGATGCCGAAGATCTGGGCCGGTGTGGACATCGGCAAGGAACATCATCACTGCGTGGTGATCGACTGCGAGGGCAAGCGGTTGTTGTCGCGCCGGGTCTTCAACGACGAGAAGGAGCTGCTGCGGCTGGTCAGCGACGTGCGGACCCTCTCGCAGGACGTGGTGTGGGCTGTGGACGTCAACCGGGGCGGCGCCACGTTGCTGATCGGTTTGTTGCTGGCCGCCCAGCAGCCGATGGTCTACCTGACCGGCTTGGCGGTGCATCGTGCTTCGGCGTCCTACCGTGGGCAGGGCAAGACCGACGCCAAGGACGCGTATGTCATCGCTGACCAGGCCCGGATGCGCCGCGACCTCGGTGTCATCCGCCCGGGCGACGAGGTGACGGTGGACCTGCGGATCCTCATCACCCGCCGCACGGATCTGGTGTGTGACCGCACCCGGCAGATCAACCGGCTCCGCGCCCAGCTGCTGGAGATCTTCCCCGCCCTGGAGCGGGCGCTGACGCTGACCAACCAGGGACCGGTCATCCTGCTCAGCGGCTATCAAACACCCGGGGCGATCCGCCGCATGGGGGTGCGGCGCCTGCAGGCATGGCTGGCCGGCCGCCACGTGCGGGCAGCCGCCGACCTCGCCCGCGTCGCGGTCGAGGCCGCCCAGGCCCAGCACACCGCGCTGCCCGGCAAGGAGTTGGCGGCCACGATCGTGGCCCGCCTCGCCGCCGGTGTGCTGGCGTTGAACGCCGAGATTGCTCAGGTCGACGCGCTCATCGAGGCCCGGTTCGCGCAGCATCCGAGTGCCGAGGTGATCGAAAGCCTGCCCGGGATGGGACCTCGCCTCGGAGCGGAGCTGCTCGCCGCCACCGGCGGCAACCTGACAGCCTTCGGCAGCGCGGACCGCCTGGCCACCTTCGCCGGCCTGGCGCCGGTGCCACGTGACTCCGGCCGAGTCAACGGCAACATGCGCCGCCCCACCCGTTTCCACCGCGGCCTACTGCGCGCCTTCTACCTATCCGCGCTGGCCAGCCTGAGAACCTGCACCGCCTCACGCAGCTACTACGACCGCAAACGCCAAGAAGGCCGAAACCACCAACAGGCCCTGCTCTGCCTGACCCGACGCCGAGCCAACGTGCTGTGGGCCATGGTGCCTGACGGGTCGCTCTACCGAACCCAAGAGGCTGTCAGCGCCCCGGTGTGA
- a CDS encoding transposase: MERSLSWLMRARRNSRDYERIPEHAEAHITWANITLMTRRITRAKKQEATLPATLAA; encoded by the coding sequence GTGGAACGCTCACTGTCCTGGCTGATGCGCGCCCGCCGCAACTCCCGCGACTACGAACGCATACCCGAGCATGCCGAAGCCCACATCACCTGGGCAAACATCACCCTCATGACCCGCCGGATCACCCGCGCGAAGAAGCAGGAGGCCACCCTTCCTGCGACGCTGGCCGCCTAA
- a CDS encoding nucleoside triphosphate pyrophosphohydrolase gives MRDRIPEIISAGGQTPKVRVLGAQELLPALIAKLHEEAEEVASAEPAARLGELADIHEVLAALTAALGFTEAEVDEAAASKRAERGAFARRLWLDEVLIP, from the coding sequence GTGCGTGATCGTATTCCGGAGATCATCTCCGCCGGTGGTCAGACTCCAAAGGTCCGGGTGCTGGGCGCCCAAGAGCTACTTCCCGCGCTGATCGCGAAACTGCACGAGGAGGCGGAGGAAGTCGCCTCCGCCGAGCCGGCCGCGCGACTTGGCGAACTCGCCGACATCCACGAAGTGCTCGCCGCTCTGACGGCCGCACTCGGCTTCACCGAGGCCGAAGTGGATGAGGCGGCCGCCAGCAAGCGCGCCGAGCGTGGTGCGTTCGCGCGGCGCCTTTGGCTCGACGAGGTGCTCATCCCCTGA
- a CDS encoding pentapeptide repeat-containing protein — MAYAGSPSVPRLRRVLRSPAFWLPLALLAAAGLLVALLGPIAWWATPAKHLQGKDKADARNATRQVLLAAVGGLVLATGAGFTARTYFLTRRGQLTDRYTKAITQLASDKLTERLGGIYALEHLMTESEREHPTVVEVLAAFVRDQTIGLKRTAPTPDVDGVVYDPPDGYDWPSPTTDVQAALTVLGRRPHRQETRPIDLTGAGLYYADLRGARLVKANLYQARLVDAALTHAYLQDATLIRATLTGANLVYARLHGADLHEAVIDQALLLEVDLRHANLSSASVKGARMRRAFLTAANLTDADLTGADLTAAELWNVDLSGANLTDAVLADADLAGAHLADADLSGADLSGANLSGANLKAALGLTSTQLAHCRTDKRTVLPKDLS; from the coding sequence ATGGCGTATGCGGGCTCTCCCTCTGTACCTCGACTACGACGGGTACTGCGCTCCCCCGCTTTCTGGCTGCCTTTGGCGCTGCTAGCCGCGGCCGGACTGCTGGTAGCGCTGCTCGGGCCAATCGCGTGGTGGGCCACCCCGGCCAAGCACTTGCAGGGCAAGGACAAGGCGGATGCGCGCAACGCCACTCGGCAAGTGCTGCTCGCCGCGGTGGGCGGCCTCGTGCTGGCCACCGGCGCCGGCTTCACCGCCCGCACGTATTTCCTGACCCGCCGCGGGCAGCTCACCGACCGCTACACCAAAGCCATCACCCAGCTCGCCTCCGACAAGCTCACCGAACGCCTCGGAGGGATCTACGCCCTCGAACACCTCATGACCGAGTCCGAGCGCGAGCACCCCACCGTGGTCGAGGTCCTCGCCGCCTTCGTCCGCGACCAGACCATCGGCCTCAAGCGCACTGCACCGACTCCCGACGTTGACGGTGTCGTCTATGACCCACCGGACGGATACGACTGGCCGTCTCCCACCACCGACGTCCAGGCCGCCCTCACCGTGCTGGGCCGTCGACCACACCGGCAGGAAACCCGCCCGATCGACCTCACCGGCGCCGGCCTGTACTACGCCGACTTGCGTGGAGCCCGACTGGTCAAGGCGAACCTTTATCAAGCCCGCCTCGTCGACGCAGCCCTCACTCATGCCTATCTGCAGGACGCCACCCTCATCCGGGCCACGCTCACCGGAGCCAACCTTGTATATGCGCGCCTACACGGCGCCGACCTTCACGAGGCCGTCATAGACCAAGCGCTGCTCCTCGAAGTCGATCTGCGCCATGCCAATCTGTCCAGTGCCTCAGTGAAAGGCGCTCGCATGCGTCGCGCGTTTTTGACCGCCGCCAACCTGACCGACGCCGACTTGACCGGAGCCGATCTGACCGCCGCGGAGCTGTGGAATGTTGATCTCTCCGGCGCAAACCTCACCGACGCAGTTCTGGCCGACGCTGACCTGGCCGGCGCTCACCTGGCCGACGCCGATCTGAGCGGCGCCGATCTGAGCGGCGCCAACCTGAGCGGCGCCAACCTCAAGGCTGCTCTGGGCCTAACGTCCACCCAGCTCGCCCACTGCCGCACTGACAAGCGCACTGTTCTACCCAAGGACCTGTCATGA
- a CDS encoding ParA family protein, whose protein sequence is MTNDEYLESDLPDEVPGGRHSAPVPERGKGAWLAQYGLTPSDLAGFTVVVAAYKGGVGKTFLAYEMAYLLGAVLLDLDWDKGNASGAWGYREEQRVNRPLLDALETGRVPRPLAGGPWRPDLVPCAKEFGHNQPSAERMTKTIERWTAQWGQELQCPVVIDTHPGGTPSTFAAVAAGNLVLTPAVLRERDMAATEDMLEELKSYPLLIVPNMVPLSPPERYITRLEHAAGRAQAPIGPEISEYKWLGGRTRRMAVTATDPVPKRASSLVSELHKLGETVVGYARAA, encoded by the coding sequence GTGACTAATGATGAATACCTCGAGTCAGACCTGCCCGATGAGGTGCCAGGCGGCCGGCACAGTGCCCCAGTGCCGGAGCGCGGCAAGGGTGCATGGTTGGCGCAGTACGGCCTAACCCCGAGCGACCTGGCGGGCTTCACCGTAGTGGTAGCGGCGTACAAGGGAGGGGTCGGCAAGACGTTCCTCGCGTACGAAATGGCCTACCTGCTGGGAGCCGTCCTCCTCGACCTGGACTGGGACAAGGGCAACGCCAGCGGAGCGTGGGGCTACCGCGAGGAACAACGCGTCAACCGGCCACTTCTGGACGCGCTTGAGACCGGCCGTGTGCCACGGCCGCTGGCCGGTGGACCGTGGCGACCCGACCTCGTTCCCTGCGCCAAGGAGTTCGGCCACAACCAGCCCTCGGCCGAGCGCATGACGAAGACCATCGAGCGCTGGACGGCGCAGTGGGGGCAGGAACTGCAGTGCCCTGTGGTGATCGACACCCACCCGGGCGGGACGCCCTCCACATTCGCGGCGGTCGCGGCGGGCAACCTCGTGCTGACGCCTGCGGTGCTCCGCGAGCGCGACATGGCCGCCACGGAGGACATGCTCGAGGAGCTGAAGTCCTATCCCCTGCTCATCGTGCCCAACATGGTGCCGCTGAGCCCGCCGGAGCGCTACATCACACGGCTGGAGCACGCGGCTGGACGCGCTCAGGCCCCCATTGGACCGGAGATCAGTGAGTACAAGTGGCTGGGGGGCCGGACCCGGCGCATGGCCGTGACCGCGACCGACCCAGTGCCCAAGCGGGCGAGTTCTCTCGTAAGCGAGCTACACAAGTTGGGGGAAACGGTGGTGGGTTATGCCCGAGCAGCGTGA
- a CDS encoding tyrosine-type recombinase/integrase: MGRTLAHHFHAVAQGPQQPPLPAVEGRTLARHRTPADHRAGQWTRQTCTAWVAAVNNLRVGDYVQQLAAHEKRAGQPVAPHTKAGYLTATRAFFRDLHECEWIPRRFDPLRALSTPRTIHAMLGPDPRVIADDIWAKLLWAGLNIEPEDLPTSLNSLRYPLELLRALSLTWLSSGLRSNEIVRLRVGCVRWQHDGFPIPGDSDEVLAREAVCLLDVPTHKTGTSFTKPVDPLLGKTIEAWQSVRPQQPKMLDRKTSEHVDLLFATRARRVANTYLNGTIIPALCRKAGVPTADVRGNITSHRARSTIASQLYNAKEPMTLFELQAWLGHRSPESTQHYAKITPNTLARAYNDAGYFARNQRTIEVLVDRDAVASGAAAAGEPWQYYDMGHGYCTYTFFEQCQHRMACARCDFYTPKASSKGQLLEAKDNLQRMLASIPLTDDERAAVDDGQVALEQLLERLVDVPTPTGSTPRQIGVPATATLLPILAITKRRHDE; the protein is encoded by the coding sequence ATGGGTCGAACGCTGGCACACCACTTCCACGCTGTCGCCCAAGGTCCGCAACAACCACCGCTCCCTGCTGTCGAAGGTCGGACGCTGGCTCGCCACCGAACACCCGCAGATCACAGAGCCGGCCAATGGACCCGGCAGACCTGCACGGCCTGGGTCGCCGCGGTCAACAATCTCCGTGTCGGAGACTACGTCCAGCAGCTCGCCGCCCACGAGAAAAGGGCGGGACAGCCGGTCGCACCGCACACCAAGGCGGGCTACCTCACCGCGACCCGGGCGTTCTTCCGCGACCTGCACGAATGCGAGTGGATCCCCCGGCGGTTCGACCCCCTACGCGCGTTGTCCACGCCCAGAACGATCCACGCGATGCTCGGACCCGATCCCCGCGTCATCGCCGATGACATCTGGGCCAAGTTGCTGTGGGCCGGACTCAACATCGAACCCGAAGACCTGCCTACCAGTCTCAACAGCCTGCGCTACCCGCTCGAACTCCTCCGAGCTCTATCGCTGACCTGGCTGTCCAGCGGTCTGCGCAGCAACGAGATCGTCCGCCTCCGCGTCGGCTGCGTCCGCTGGCAGCACGACGGCTTCCCCATTCCCGGTGACTCCGACGAGGTGCTGGCCCGCGAGGCGGTCTGCCTGCTCGACGTCCCCACGCATAAGACCGGTACGTCGTTCACCAAGCCCGTCGACCCGCTGCTGGGCAAGACGATCGAGGCATGGCAGAGCGTCCGGCCGCAGCAGCCGAAGATGCTGGACCGCAAGACCAGCGAGCACGTCGACCTGCTCTTCGCCACGAGAGCCCGTCGAGTCGCCAACACCTACCTCAACGGCACGATCATCCCGGCGCTCTGCCGCAAGGCCGGCGTCCCCACCGCCGATGTCCGCGGCAACATCACCAGCCACCGAGCACGCTCCACCATCGCCAGCCAGCTCTACAACGCCAAGGAACCCATGACCCTGTTCGAGCTGCAAGCCTGGCTCGGCCACCGCAGCCCCGAATCCACCCAGCACTACGCGAAGATCACCCCGAACACGCTGGCCAGGGCCTATAACGACGCCGGATACTTCGCCCGCAACCAACGCACCATCGAGGTTCTCGTCGACCGCGACGCCGTCGCCAGCGGCGCGGCAGCCGCTGGCGAGCCCTGGCAGTACTACGACATGGGGCACGGCTACTGCACCTACACGTTTTTCGAGCAATGCCAGCACCGTATGGCCTGCGCCCGATGCGACTTCTACACGCCGAAAGCGTCGTCAAAAGGTCAGCTGCTCGAGGCCAAGGACAACCTCCAACGCATGCTGGCCAGCATCCCGCTCACCGACGACGAGCGCGCCGCGGTCGACGACGGTCAGGTCGCTCTCGAGCAGCTGCTCGAGCGGCTCGTCGACGTTCCCACCCCGACTGGTTCGACCCCGCGACAGATCGGAGTGCCTGCCACTGCAACCTTGCTCCCGATTCTCGCCATCACGAAACGCCGTCACGATGAGTAA
- a CDS encoding HNH endonuclease → MTGPLPAGMIGYRGDDDVVLRLALFELWKSRCHMCDQPQLFGNTHIDHIIPQKTTDQELRDLITQHGLPTDFHLHRPSNLALICSNDNKRKGARLLPLHSRAMTDLLDFASRHAAEVERLVRAHASANGVARNLIRSPPRTYMNRRPATRSCGTVRRSCSTRVQSGCSRNLGIPASCPARYLLMA, encoded by the coding sequence GTGACCGGGCCGCTGCCCGCCGGGATGATCGGCTACCGGGGCGACGACGACGTGGTGCTGCGGCTCGCCTTGTTCGAGCTGTGGAAGTCGCGCTGCCACATGTGCGACCAGCCGCAGCTGTTCGGCAACACGCACATCGACCACATCATCCCGCAGAAGACGACCGACCAAGAGCTTCGCGACCTCATCACCCAGCACGGCCTGCCCACCGACTTCCACCTGCACCGGCCCTCGAACCTGGCCTTGATCTGCTCTAACGACAACAAGCGCAAGGGCGCCCGCCTGCTTCCGCTGCACTCCCGCGCGATGACCGACCTGCTTGACTTCGCGAGTAGGCATGCCGCCGAGGTGGAGCGCTTGGTCAGGGCACACGCCTCAGCCAACGGGGTGGCCCGGAACCTGATCCGGTCACCACCGCGGACTTACATGAACCGAAGACCCGCGACGCGTTCCTGCGGCACAGTCCGACGATCGTGCAGCACTCGGGTTCAATCCGGTTGCAGCAGGAATCTCGGGATTCCTGCGTCGTGTCCAGCTCGGTACTTGTTGATGGCCTGA
- a CDS encoding tyrosine-type recombinase/integrase, producing the protein MTTQATQAVATAPRSGPTLGARMAHVAARVAAYPGLPADDGSRYSVRRLTAAWLLEAESVHTEKAHDRDLATFLHWCDRERLDPLTARPTDLAQYRVWRELQGPAGRTAKAATVARALASVSSWYTHLVVNTDGQVARNPAAGLKRPRVSCHSPTAGLTSDEVDALLDQADHEVANRAVNAEAQPTPARRARHLAALRDRALLRLLADLGLRVSEALDRDVDELTHNSGKRTLRFLAKGKEERERPLPSHTSDAIDEYLAARAAAQGVTVSELTGPLFATTGTDGAAGRLAEPNVFIRLRRLAAAAGIASADRLSPHSLRHAFATAAREAGVPLEDVQDAMGHADPRTTRRYDRDRHNLDRDPSLILGARRASQRGFTPPAVLAG; encoded by the coding sequence ATGACCACGCAGGCCACACAGGCGGTAGCCACGGCCCCGAGGTCCGGCCCGACCCTGGGCGCCCGGATGGCGCACGTCGCCGCCCGAGTCGCCGCCTACCCGGGGCTGCCGGCCGACGACGGCTCCCGGTACAGCGTGCGCCGGCTCACCGCGGCCTGGCTGCTCGAAGCCGAATCCGTGCACACCGAGAAGGCCCACGACCGCGACCTGGCCACGTTCCTGCACTGGTGCGACCGCGAACGCCTCGACCCGCTCACCGCCCGGCCCACCGACCTGGCCCAGTACCGGGTCTGGCGCGAGCTGCAGGGCCCGGCCGGTCGCACCGCCAAGGCGGCCACTGTGGCTCGAGCCCTCGCCTCGGTGTCTAGCTGGTACACCCACCTGGTCGTCAACACCGACGGCCAGGTCGCCCGCAACCCGGCCGCCGGTCTCAAACGACCGAGAGTGTCGTGCCACTCCCCCACCGCCGGACTCACCTCTGATGAGGTCGACGCGCTGCTCGACCAAGCCGATCACGAGGTCGCAAACCGCGCCGTTAACGCCGAGGCCCAGCCCACTCCGGCCCGTCGCGCCCGGCACCTCGCCGCGCTACGCGACCGGGCCCTGCTGCGCCTGCTTGCCGACCTCGGGCTGCGTGTCAGCGAGGCACTGGACCGCGACGTTGATGAGCTGACCCACAACAGCGGCAAGCGCACCCTGCGCTTCCTCGCCAAGGGCAAAGAGGAGCGGGAACGGCCGCTGCCTTCACACACCTCGGACGCCATCGACGAATACCTCGCCGCCCGGGCCGCCGCCCAGGGCGTCACGGTCTCCGAGCTCACCGGGCCGCTGTTCGCCACCACCGGCACCGACGGCGCCGCCGGCCGGCTCGCCGAACCCAACGTCTTCATCCGGCTCCGACGCCTCGCCGCAGCCGCCGGCATCGCCTCCGCCGACCGGCTGTCACCGCACTCCCTGCGGCACGCCTTCGCCACCGCCGCCCGTGAGGCCGGCGTCCCGCTCGAGGACGTCCAGGACGCCATGGGCCACGCCGACCCCCGGACCACCCGCCGCTACGACCGCGACCGACACAACCTCGACCGCGACCCCTCCCTCATCCTCGGCGCCCGCCGCGCCAGTCAGCGGGGGTTCACTCCCCCGGCGGTGCTAGCTGGCTGA
- a CDS encoding maleylpyruvate isomerase N-terminal domain-containing protein yields MIRHAFLEAAEAAAALLREPVLAERWSSPSALSDFSTGGLARHLANQITHTVTYLAAAPGQSAVPVLEHYTGNSWVTSGVDSADNADIRHRSEQAAAATTPDDLADSVGAALHELRDSVPAQPKGRIVDLGAWGLTVDDFLLTRVMELVVHADDLAVSLDMATPSMPDAATEATIQLLSRIAAWRHGPINVVRALARQERAPVSIAAL; encoded by the coding sequence ATGATCCGACATGCCTTTCTGGAAGCCGCTGAGGCCGCCGCGGCCCTGCTGCGAGAGCCGGTCTTGGCCGAGCGATGGTCCAGTCCCAGCGCGCTGTCCGACTTCTCCACCGGCGGCCTCGCCCGGCACCTCGCCAACCAGATCACCCACACCGTCACCTATCTCGCCGCCGCGCCTGGCCAGTCCGCTGTTCCGGTGCTGGAGCACTACACCGGTAACAGCTGGGTGACCTCGGGTGTTGACAGCGCCGATAACGCCGACATTCGCCACCGCAGTGAACAGGCCGCCGCCGCGACGACGCCCGACGATCTCGCCGACAGCGTCGGCGCCGCGTTGCACGAGCTGCGGGATTCGGTGCCGGCGCAACCTAAAGGCCGCATCGTCGATCTTGGCGCCTGGGGCCTGACGGTCGATGACTTCCTGCTGACCCGTGTGATGGAACTGGTCGTGCATGCCGACGACCTGGCCGTCAGCCTGGACATGGCCACGCCGTCGATGCCCGACGCCGCCACCGAGGCGACGATTCAGCTGCTCAGCCGCATCGCGGCATGGCGACACGGGCCGATCAATGTGGTCCGGGCCCTAGCTCGGCAGGAACGGGCACCCGTGTCGATTGCCGCTCTCTAA
- a CDS encoding ParB/RepB/Spo0J family partition protein — MAPNPRNTRDIDTRPDKLAGLRASLRELGQMQPSACVTRSSYLALFPEDEETVPHTFEWVQVGGGRRRAALLLEGMETIEIRVRDSLAATRVSFIRAMADENLADESLDVVEEALVVQQLLAELQSGNAVAELLERTPGWVSQRKNVLLLQPEVQEQMRTSGEARLSLEEVRKGKWHLDSREEQLANLQAWRRRRGLINMDAEATPPPAPRPRVSRVQAAIQRLGKTPTAIAQTLRSELSAEQRRELANELLRD; from the coding sequence GTGGCGCCCAACCCTCGCAACACCCGCGACATCGACACCCGCCCGGACAAGCTTGCGGGCCTGCGGGCGTCGCTCCGCGAGCTTGGCCAGATGCAGCCTTCCGCGTGCGTCACCAGGTCGTCGTACCTCGCCCTCTTCCCGGAGGACGAGGAGACGGTCCCCCACACCTTCGAGTGGGTGCAAGTCGGCGGCGGCCGCCGCCGGGCAGCGCTACTCCTCGAGGGCATGGAGACCATTGAGATCCGGGTTCGGGACAGCCTCGCGGCGACCCGCGTCTCCTTCATTCGCGCGATGGCCGACGAGAACCTCGCGGACGAGTCCCTCGACGTCGTCGAGGAGGCGTTGGTCGTGCAGCAGCTCCTCGCCGAGCTTCAGTCCGGCAACGCCGTCGCCGAACTCCTGGAGCGCACCCCCGGCTGGGTTTCACAACGCAAGAACGTCCTCCTTCTGCAACCCGAGGTTCAGGAGCAGATGCGCACCTCTGGCGAGGCTCGCCTGTCGCTGGAGGAGGTCAGGAAGGGCAAGTGGCACCTGGACAGCCGGGAAGAGCAACTGGCCAACTTGCAGGCTTGGCGCCGCCGCCGCGGCCTGATCAACATGGACGCCGAAGCAACTCCCCCGCCAGCACCACGGCCACGTGTATCTCGAGTTCAAGCTGCGATTCAGCGCCTGGGAAAGACCCCAACGGCGATCGCTCAGACCCTGCGATCCGAGCTCTCCGCCGAGCAACGCCGGGAGCTGGCGAACGAGCTCCTGCGCGACTGA
- a CDS encoding tyrosine-type recombinase/integrase, with protein MSTETMLQQKWPVLGRHERAAEWLQVWTDLGRAPRTIDAYARGLAEYLTMCDRTGVDPLTANRAHIAVYVRELTARPSHRGVNVISIDSGSGLANATIQQRLVPVRLFYDYLMEEGLRESNPVSRGRYTPGRRRGGHERGLVPRMTKLPWIPTEQQWLTILDVAAAEPIRNRVMLALAYDAALRREELCSLRTDDLDPAHRTLRVRAETTKNRLERVVPYSAPTGVLLSGYLAHRATISRARGLLFLSESRRNHAQPLTLWTWSKVIRRIALAAETPRFSTHTTRHLCLTDLARMGWELHAIATFAGHRNTESTLTYIHLSGRDLAAKLNRGMEQIHGWRVKMLARLGEPAGEAASR; from the coding sequence TTGAGCACTGAAACGATGTTGCAGCAAAAGTGGCCGGTGCTCGGGCGCCACGAGCGGGCGGCCGAGTGGCTGCAAGTCTGGACCGATCTCGGCCGGGCACCACGGACGATCGATGCTTACGCCCGCGGCCTGGCCGAGTACCTGACGATGTGCGACCGCACGGGCGTAGACCCGCTCACCGCGAACCGCGCGCACATAGCCGTTTACGTGCGAGAGCTGACGGCACGTCCCAGTCACCGCGGCGTCAACGTGATCTCGATCGACTCCGGATCCGGCCTGGCCAACGCCACGATCCAGCAGCGATTGGTACCGGTCCGGCTATTCTACGACTACTTGATGGAGGAAGGGCTGCGAGAGTCCAACCCAGTCAGCCGCGGCCGCTACACGCCGGGCCGACGCCGGGGCGGGCACGAGCGCGGACTGGTCCCCAGAATGACGAAGCTGCCGTGGATCCCGACCGAACAGCAGTGGCTCACGATTCTGGACGTCGCCGCGGCCGAGCCCATCCGCAATCGCGTCATGCTCGCCCTGGCCTACGACGCGGCGCTGCGCCGAGAGGAGCTGTGCTCGCTACGCACCGACGACCTGGACCCCGCGCACCGCACGCTGCGAGTGCGGGCAGAGACGACCAAGAACCGGCTGGAGCGGGTCGTGCCGTATTCGGCGCCGACCGGGGTCCTGCTGTCGGGATATCTGGCGCACCGAGCGACGATCAGCCGGGCCCGCGGCTTGCTGTTTCTGTCCGAATCACGGCGCAATCACGCCCAGCCGTTGACCCTGTGGACGTGGTCGAAGGTGATCCGACGCATCGCGCTCGCCGCCGAGACTCCCCGGTTCTCCACCCACACCACGCGACACCTGTGCCTGACCGATCTGGCCCGGATGGGCTGGGAGTTGCACGCGATCGCCACCTTCGCCGGCCACCGCAACACCGAGTCGACGCTCACCTACATCCACCTGTCCGGCCGTGACCTTGCTGCCAAGCTCAACCGCGGTATGGAGCAGATCCATGGCTGGCGAGTGAAGATGCTGGCCCGCCTGGGCGAGCCCGCCGGCGAGGCGGCCTCGCGATGA